The nucleotide window GCCAAGCGCGCCGAGGAGTCATGCCGGGGAACTTGTCGCGTACTGGGATCTGATCGACAATTGTCGGGTGGTCATCTGCGTCGTCTCCGCTAGTCACGTCGATGACGCGGCTACTCCGGCCTTCGCCGGGGTTCACTGTAGTGTACACCGCGTCCGTGGCGTCGTGGTAGACGATACTGTAGGGACCGGCGAGTTCAGATGCGAACACCGTCTCGTTGTCCACTGAGGAGAACTCGCCGCCGCCGGTGATGTCGCGGATTCGTCCTTCCCAGCACTCGTTGGCGAGGATCCGACCGTCGGGCAGCATCGCCATGCTGGACGGTCCTTCGAGTCCAGAGGCGAACACCCGCTCGTCGTCCGCAGTGAGGCCGCCGAAGTCTCCCCCGTCGGTCACATCAACGATGCGACCATTCGTGCGTTCGGTTGCCAGGAGGCGCCCGTCATGTGTCCACTCCATGTGCGAGGGATTGCTCAGATTGGTAGCATGGAGTGTCACGTCAACCTCTCGTTGCTTGGTCTGCACCATCTCGTCTGTTGCTGTCCCAGTTGACATAGCGCAACCAACTTTTGTTCAGCTATAAAAATAAGTTTCTAAATATCCCCTACACTACTCTGGGCGTACAATACATCAGAGGTAACATTGCTCTCGCTGATAAAGGCAAGTATGTTGCCGAAGGACAGTCTGCCACCGCGGCCAATTTTCAAGTATTACATATACGTCGCAACCGCGTGGGGCGGCTTCCACGTCCCAGTAAACGTGCTCATGTTCCGATCCCGGGGCTTGAGCTTCACCGAAATTGGGCTCGTAGTGGCCGCTGGAAGCGCCGTGACCCTCCTCGCGGAGATTCCAAGCGGTTACGCCGCCGACAGGCTCGGACGGCGAAACAGTCTTTTGTTGTCGGCGGGACTAATGACATCTGGATCACTCGTCTTTGCTCTCGCTGGAACGTTTCCAGCGTTCGTTCTCGCACAGGCGACATTCGTCCTCGGAATCTCGTTTCGGTCGGGAACGTCCGGCGCGTGGTTGTACGACACGCTCTCGGAGATGGATCGTGAAGACGACTACGCACACGTCTCTGGTCGAGGGCAGACGGCACTCCTGGTGGTGATGGGCGTGACTTCCGTCGCCGGCGGCTATCTTGGTCAAATCGACTACGGACTCGCCTACCTTGCAACTGCTGCAACGACAGCGATTAGCTTCCTCGCCGCGCTGACGTTCCGCGAACCGTCACCGACGGATGACGACAACGACAACCTCGACATAGAGACGATTCGATCGGTCATTACCGAAGAGCTAACCCAGCCACGCCTCCGTGACGCGGTGATCGGGTTGGCACTGTTCTTCGGAGTTGCAACGACAGCGAACAGCGTGCTGGTACAGCCACTGAGTGTCGGTGCTGGCGTTCCGGAGGCACAGATTGGGTGGCTGTACGCGACGTTCACCGGTGTCGGTGCAGCAGTTAGCTACGTGACTGGCTGGGTTGAGGAGCAGCTTGGGACAGAACACACGCTGGTCGTGGCACCGTTCCTCGTCGCGGTCGCGTTGGGTGCCGGCGGCGTAGTCACGCTGGCCGTCGTCCCGGGGTTCGTGGTCATGCGTGGTCTCCAACGGCTGGTGAAGCCGCTGTCTGGACAGTTGATCAACGACGAACTCTCGTCGGTCGGGCGGGCGACCGCGCTGAGCGTCATCGCATTAGTGTACTCGGTCGTCGGAATCCCACTCCGCGTTGCAGTTGGACGAGCGACCGACGTGTTCGCGTCCGAGACCATTCTGTTCGGTCTGGCTGGACTCCTGATTGTTGCTGGCGCGTATCTCGGTGTCAGAATGTCGACTACACGGGGCGATCCACAAGCACAACCGTCCGACTGACTCTCTCTGTCCGACAGCCGCCTGTTGCCATTCGTAAGATATATTTTCATCCATACAGGGACGAGAGTATTTTGGGGAGACGGCTGTCTCGAAATGTCAGATTCTACTCCTACCACACTGTCGCCGAACGATTAAGTGGTGGGGCGCGTAGACTCCGGCAATGCCCGGGGACCCCGAGGAGGGGATGTTGGCGTGGGACGAGTCCGTGTTCAGGGACGAACACGTCTTCGAGATCGACTACGTCCCGGAGACGTTCCGCCACCGCGAGAGCCAGGTAGACTCGCTGAAGTACGCCCTGCGGCCGGCCGTCCGGGGGTCGCGCCCGCTCAACAGCGTCGTGCGCGGGCCGCCCGGCACCGGCAAGACCACCGCCGTCCAGAAGCTGTTCGGCGAACTCGGCGGGGAGACAGACGTGTGGACCGTTCGGGTGAACTGTCAGGTGGACGCCACCCGGTACGCAGTCTTCTCGCGGATCTTCGAGGGCGTGTTCGACTACGAGCCCCCCTCCTCGGGCGTCTCCTTCAAGAAGCTGTTCGGCCAGATCACCGACCGACTCGCCGACGAGGGGGCAGTGTTGGTGGTCGCCTTGGACGACGTGAACTACCTCTTCTACGAGAACGAGGCGTCGGACACGCTGTACTCGCTCCTGCGCGCCCACGAGGCGGACGGTCACGCGGAGGCGAGCGCGAAGATCGGCGTCATCTGCGTCTCCTCGGACCTCTCTCTGGGCGTGATCGACGAACTGGACACCCGAGTCCAGTCCGTGTTCCGGCCGGAGGAGGTGTACTTCCCCGTGTACGACGCCGACGAGATCGTCGACATCCTGCGCGAACGCGCCGACCGCGGGTTCCACGACGGGGTCTTGGGTGCGCCGGAGCTGGACCGCGTGGCCGAACTGACCGCGGAGTCGGGCGACCTCCGTGTCGGGATCGATCTCCTGCGGCGGGCGGGGCTCAACGCCGAGATGCGAGCCTCCCGCACCGTCTCCGTCGACGACGTGGAGGAGGCGTACGAGAAGTCGAAGTTCGTCCACCTCTCCCGGAGTCTCCGGGGGCTCTCGGAGTCGGAACGCGCGCTCGTGGCCGTCCTCGCCGACCACGGCGGCGACCAGGCCGGCAACGTGTACGAAGTGTTCCACGACCGCACCGACCTGGGGTACACTCGGTACTCGGAGATCGTGAAGAAGCTGGAACAGTTGGGGCTCGTCGAGACGGAGTACGCCGACGTGGAGGGCCGCGGCCGGTCGCGGGAGATCGAACTGGCGTACGACCCCGACGCGGTTGCGGAGCGGTTGGAGCGGGAGTAGCTACGCCGACTCGAACCCTTCCTCCCACCGGAACTTCCCGTTCTGCTGGATCACTTCCCCGTCCACGAGAATTCGGGAGTCCTCGCTCACGTCACAGATCAGGTCGGTGTGGACGGCCGACTCGTTGCCGGTCTCCCCGTCGGGCAGACAGGCGCCGTACGACCGACCGACCGCGAGGTGGACCGTGTCGCCCATCTTCTCGTCGAACAGGATGTTGTCGGTGACGCGGTCGATGCCACGATTCATGCCGATCCCGAGTTCGCCGAGTCGGCGGGCGCCCGGGTCCGTGTCGAGTACGTCTCGGAGGGCCTGCTCGCCTTGTGCCGCGGAGACGTCCACGACCTCGCCGTCCTCGAAGGTGAGCGTGGCGTCGCGGACGCGCCGGGAGTTGACCGTCATCGGCACGTCGAAGGTGATCTCCCCCTCCGTCGCGTACGGCGCCGTGAACACCTCGCCGCTGGGGAGGTTGTGGGAGTCGTACGCCACGCTGGCGGCGGAGTTGACGGCCGTCCGGCCGTCGATCCGCATCTCGACGGCCTGCTCGCCGGTCTCGATCCGGACCTCGCTGCCCTCGTCCAGCAGTTCCTTCGTCTTCGCCATCTCGTCGGCCAACGACTCCCAGTCCCGGAGGACGGCGTCGTAGACGAACTCGCGGTAGGCCTCGACCGACATCCCGGCCTGTTGGGCCAACGACCGCGTCGGGTGGACGGTCGACACCCAGTCCGTGTCCATCCGCGCCTCGCGGATCCCCGTCCGGGCCGTGCGGTGAGCCTGTCGTGTCTCGCCGGCCACGTCCGCCTGGGCGGCGGTGTTGCGACCGCGGCCGAGCCGGAGCACGGCGTCGGCTTCCTCGTACAGCGACAGTTCGAACCCGGGGTCCTCGTCGAACTCGCCGTCGTGTGCCCGGCGGTACGCCCGCTCGATCTCGTCGCTGTCGTAGACGGCGACGTAGTTGGCGCCCCGTTCCCCGAGCGCCTCGCAGACGGCGACCGCGAGGTCGTGGCTCCCCTCCGACACCGCCACGACCACGTCGTCGCCGGCGTCGATCCGTGCGCTCCAGTCGACGAGCACGTCGGCGTGCTCACGAACGCGCTGGTCCATACACACGACACGGGAGCGACGGGCAAAACGACGGTGGTCTTCGCGCTGTGAGCCCGGTGGTGGGCGATACCGCGGGACGGCGACGCCGTCGGCCGGGCTTCGCTACTCTGTCGGCCCGCGGACGTACGTCTGTTCGTGGTCCGGGAACACCTCGCCGACGGCCTCGGGACCGTGGTCGTCTGCGAGGATGGCCCGGAGCTCCCCCTCGTAGTCGGCTCGAGTGATCTCCTCGCTGGGGCCCGTCTCCACCTCTAGGCTCTCGGCGACCAGCCGGTCGACGGCGCTGCGGCCGAACCCCGCGAGCGGAGAGAGGTAGTCGACGTCGTGGCGGTCCTCCAGCGACTGGGCGAACGCCCGAGAGACGCTGGGTACTCGGTCGTCGCGTCTGGAGCCGTCCGCGACGGCGTCGACGTCTCGCTCGGCGACGGACTCCAGGGCGTGTTCGTGGACGCGTTGGATCCCGTTTCGGGGGTAGCCGTCCGCTCGCATCCGTTCGACCGCCTCGTCGGCCACCGCGCGGTCCAACGCGTGGGTGTCGAACGGGAACCCCAGCGCGTCCGCCGCCCGAGCGGCGTGCTCCCAGTCGTCCGTCACGCCGAACGTGGCCGTCACCAGCTCCACGTCGTAGAAGCGGTCCAACACGAGTGCCGCCAGCGAGGAGTCTTTCCCGCCGCTGTAGAGGAGCGCGAGCTCCACGGCCTACCGACGCCGGACGTTGAAGCCGGAGTCGTCGGGCTTCAGCTCCTTCAACAGGCTCTTCATCTGGTCTTCGTCGATCCGACCGTCGATCCGGCCCGACTGAGCGACCGCGAGGACCTGTTTCTTCGCCTGCTCGGCGAACTGCGGCTTGCTCATCTCGACGGCGTTGAGCCGTTGGCGAGCGCCGTCCGTGAGGTACTGCTTGAGCATCGCCTCCTGTTGGGCCTCCGCCTGTTCCTGTGCGGCCTGGCGTGCCTCCTCGTCGCCACCCTGGTCGCTCTGCTGGCGGAGCTGTTCACGCTTCTTCTCTCGGAGTTCCTGCAGCCGCTCGTCGTCCTCCGGGTTCTGGCTCATACCGTCGGATTCGGTCGTGAGACGCAAAACGATTTCGGAGGGTGTTCCCACAGAGATTTGACGCCGCGACACGGACCTCCGGGTGTGATCGTCGTTGCCACCGACGACTTCGCGCTGTACCACGCCGCAGTCGACGAACTGCGGGAGCGGGCGGCCACGTTCACCACGGTCGAGCCCGGAGCCGAACTCCCGGAGCGGGCGGACGTGGTGCTGTCTGCCGCCGAAGACGGGGTGTCGTACCCCGACGCCGGCGTCGGCCACGTCACGACGACCGCCGAGGACGCCCGCGGGGGGGTCGACGAGGCGCTCGGACTGCTCCGCGGGACGGACGGCCGGACCGTGGTCGGTGTCGACCCGGGCGAGCGCCCGGGGGTCGCCGTCCTCTCCGGAGAGACGGTGGTCACGGCCTACCACGTCCCGGCGTCGGCAGCCGTCGAGACCGTGCGGTCGGCGGTGGCAGACGAGCCGGACCCGCTCGTCCGTGTCGGTGACGGCGCCCGTCTCCACGGCGCCCGGCTCGTAGAGGAGCTAGACGAGGTGGCCGTCGAGCTCGTCGACGAGAGCGGGACCACCCCGTCGCTGGGGCGTGGGGCGAGCGGGCGGGCGCTGGCGGACGTGCTCGCGGCGGTCAACATCGCCCGGATGGAGGGTGAGCCGGTCGAGACCCGGGACGTGGAGCCGACGCCGGGGGAGATCCAACGGGTGAAGAACCGGTCGCGGGAGCGGTCGGACGGCGACCGGACGCTGGACACGGAGCTTGCCAGACGTGTCGCGTTGGGTGAACTGTCGCTGTCGGAGGCGTTGAGGCGTCACCGCGAGCGGTGAGGACGGGGCGGGTCGGCGACTTTTTCATCGTCGCGCCCCAGTAATCCTCTATGAGTACGACCCCACCGGGGCCGAAAGGTGTCCCCGTGTTCGGCAACGGGCGACAGTACGCCCGCGACCCGTTCCAGTTCATCACTGCCTGTACCGAGGCGTACGGCGACGTGGTGCGGCTGGATCTCGGGCCACGGGAGACGTACATGCTGACGAACCCCCGGGACGTGGAGCGGGTGCTCGTCTCCGAGTGTGCGAAGTTCCGCAAGCCCGACTTGGACGCCGGTATCGACGACTTACTCGGTGACGGACTCCTGCTGTCGGAGGGTGACACCTGGGAGAAACAACGCGACCTCGCCAACCCGGCGTTTCACGCCCGCCGGGTCGGGGCCTTGGACGACGTGATGGTCGACCACGCCGAGGAGACGGTCGCCGACTGGGCCGTCGGCGACCGCGTGGACCTCCAACTGGAGATGGCCCGGTTGACGGTGAAGATCATCGTCTCGGCCATGTTCGGGACGAACGTGAGCGAGGCGAAGATCCGGCGGGTCCAGGAGAACTTGGAGCCGCTGGGGCAACGGTTCGAGCCGAGCCCGATGCGCGCCATCGTCCCCGACTGGGCGCCGACGGCGGAGAATCGGAAGTTCGACGCCGCCGTCGCCGCCTTAGAGGAGGTTCTGGACGACATCCTCGCGGAGCGGCGCGGGACCCAGGAGACGGCTCCGGACCCCGCGGGCGACGCCACCGGCCGCGGCGTGCCGATGGACCTGCTGTCGATCCTGCTGCGGGCCCGCGACCGTGGGGAACAGTCCGACCGCCAGCTCCGCGACGAGCTGATGACGATGCTCTTGGCGGGCCACGACACGACGGCGCTGACGCTCACCTACACCTACTACCTCCTGTCGGAGCACCCGGAGGTGCGCGACCGCGTCCACGCGGAGATCGACGAGATCGACGGCACACCGACCGCGAGCGACGTGCGGAACCTGGAGTACGTCGACCGCGTGCTCTCGGAGGCGATGCGGCTGTACCCCCCGGTGTACACGGTGTTCCGGGAGCCGAAGACGGACGTACGGATCGCCGGCTACCGGATTCCGCAGGGGTCGATCGTCATGATCCCCCAGTGGGGAGTCCACCGCTCGGACCGGTGGTACGACGACCCGCTGACGTTCGACCCGGACCGGTGGGCGCCCGAGCGCCGCGCCGACCGGCCGCGGTTCTCCTACTTCCCGTTCGGCGGCGGCCCGCGCCACTGTATCGGCAAGCAGCTGTCGCTGTTGGAGGCGAAGCTGATCCTCGCCACGGTGGGCAGCGAGTACACCCTCGACTACGAGGGGCCGGACCTGGATCTCCGCGGGTCGCTGACGATGCACCCGGACCACCCGATGCCGATGCGGATTCGGCCGCGGTCGGAGTCCCCCGAGCGGTGAACTGAACTGTCCGGGCGACCGTCGCCCTGTCGACCGGATGCTCGAACGACGAGGCAGACTGGAAGCCCCCTCGATCCGACAGAGCCTCGTCGCCGTGCTGTTCTGTGCGGGGTGTTCGCTCGTGGTGTCGTTCCTCGCGATCGAACTGTACGGCGTCGACTGGCACCCGTTGTGGCTTCCTGTCGGCAACACGACTGGCGTCGTAATCGCCCTGGCCGTCGCACAGATCTGGGGGAGACAGTAGCGGCCACTACCACGCCCCACGTTATCACGCCTTTCGCGGGGCTTATCCCACCCCAGCGCCTCTATCCGATATGAGTGGTGAAAGTGGGCGCAAGAACCTCCGGATGCCGAGCGGCGACGAGCAGTTCGCCGTCGTCACGCGGCACGACGGGGGGAACCACGTCCAACTCCGGTGTCAGGACGGCACGGAACGACTCGGCCGGATCCCCGGTCGCATGAAGTACCGCGTCTGGATCGAAGAGGGCGACGTGGTCCTCGCCGACCCGTGGGACTGGCAAGACGAGAAGGCGGACATCGAGTGGCGGTACTCCGACCAGGACGCAGACCAGCTGCGCGAAGAAGGCCACATCGAGTAGTCTCCTCTCTTCACTCTCTCGGCGCGACCTCGATAGCGACGGCGTCGGAGTCGGGCTCGTCGGCCCCCCCGTCCGACCCCGACTCCGACTCTTCGACCGCCAGATCGTCCAGCAACAGCTCCACGTTCCGCCGGTTCGTCTTCCAGAGGGCGTCGAACAGGACTCCGACGACGGGGACGGCGCCGCCGGCGGTGTCGACGGCGACGTTGCCGAGCATTCGGACGACCGTCGTGTACGACACGCCGAGGTAGGCGGCCTCCAACACCACGTACAGCGACAGCCCGGTCGTCAGGGCGTCGCCGACGACCGGTACGGACCCGAGCAACGGGTCGAGCCCGACAGAGAACCCGCCCGGCAGTCGCACACACTCGTCTAAGAGGTGTGCCACCGTCGACAGTCGGTCGACGGCCGCCTCGTCGACGCTGTCGGGCAGTTCCGTCGTCTCGAACCGGTCTGCGAGCTCCGTCATCGTCTCTCCACACGCCCCGCTGGGACAAAAACACGGCGGCGGTCGCGGCGCGTGAGTCTCGCACCCGTGGTAACCGTCGACAGGGTTATGACTCCCGATTGCCAAGACGAGGTGCCATGTCGATGGGAGCTTACGACGAGGCGGAACACGAGCGCCGCGAGCGGAAGGCGCGCGTCGACGCCGACTTCGACGACGAGCGTCCCGAGTACAGCGGTGAGGTGACGTTCGACGGCGAGGAGGACACGGAGGCGATGCTCGAACAGTTCCACGCCCTCGCGGACGACGACGGGAGGTAGGACGGCTACACGACGGGCTCCAGCAGGCTCGCCGCGACCATCGCGCCGAGCCCGACGCCGACGATCCGCGTCATCGCCCGGCGGCTGTCGGCCTCCGTCCAGTCACCGCCGACCGCGAGGTGGTCGCGTGCCGCCTCGATCCCCGGGCCGGCGAGGATCGACCCGCTCCACCCCAACACGCCGAACCCCAACGCGACAGTGCCGAGCGCGAACCCCGCCGCGACCGCGTCCGGCGGGGTCCGCCCGGTCGCCACCGACAGCGCGACGGACGCCGGACCGGCCGGCAGTCCGACGGCGACACCACTGGCTAGCAGTCGGAGCCGTCGAGCGACCGCCGTCTGGATCGGCGGCAGCTCCCCACCGTCGGACACGGCTCAGTCGACCGCGTCCCGCATCCGCGGGTCAAGGGCGTCGCGCATCCCGTCGCCCAACAGGTTGAATCCGAGCACCGTCAGCGCCAGCAACAGCCCCGGGAAGAACGACATCCACCACTTCCCGGTGAGCAGACCGTTGTCGACGCCCTGCGACAGCATCAGCCCCCAGGAGGGAGCGGCACCGCTCGCGCCGAACCCCAGGAACGACAGCGCCGCCAGGTCGATGATGGCGAGTCCGAAGTTCAGCGTCGACTGGACGGTGATCGGCGCCAGCGTGTTCGGCAGGACGTGCCGGACGAGCACTCGTGGGTCCGAGGCCCCCAGCGCCTGTGTCGCCTCGATGTACTCGTCTTCCAACACGGTCAGCGCCGCCCCGCGGACGACACGCGCGAACCGGGGGGTGTACACCATGATGAGCGCGATCGTCGCCTTCCACAGCCCGGTGCCGAAGACGGCGACGATCGCCAGCGCCAGCAGTAACGACGGGAACGCCAACAACACGTCCATCGTCCGCATCACGACGTTGTCGGCCACGTCGCCGTAGTAGGCCGCGAGCACGCCCAAGGTGACGCCCGCGACCGTCGACACTCCGACGGCGACGGTACCGAACTTCATCGCCAGCCACGCCCCGTAGGCGGAGCGTCTGAAGATGTCCCGGGCGCTGGCGTCCGTCCCGAACAGGTACTGATCCGCTGGCGCGGGGCCGACCCAGCCCGGCGGCGCGCGGTCCGGGATCGTCGTCCCGAGCCGTGAGGCGGTGAGCGCGTCGTAGCTCAGCGTCGTCCGGGCGACGACGGCGAGGACGACGATCCCGAAGATGATCGTCAACCCGGTCAACGCGAGACGGTTCGACAGCAGTTCGGAGACTAACGGGGACGCACGCAGTCGGGCGACGGGCCCCCGTGTTCGCGTCTCCGTCTCGGTGGTGTCGTCGGTGCTCACTGTTCGATCCGTGGGTCGAGGTAGCTGTACGTCACGTCGACGCCGAGGTTCACCAGCGTGAACAGTAACGCGAACGTGAGAACGGTGCCCTGCACGAGCGGGTAGTCCGTCGCGCCGATGGCCGACACGAGCATCGTGCCGATGCCGGCGATCCCGAACACGGTCTCCGTCAGCACGGCACCGCCCAGCAACGAGCCGAACTGAATGCCGACGACCGTGACGACCGGGATCAGCGCGTTCCGGAGCCCGTGTTTGAGGACGGTGATCTTCGCCCCTTGGCCCTTCGCCCGGGCGGTCCGCATGTAGTCCTGTCTCACCACCTCCAGCATCGACGACCGCATCATCCGGGAGATCAGCGCCATCGAGT belongs to Halobaculum sp. MBLA0143 and includes:
- a CDS encoding ABC transporter permease is translated as MSTDDTTETETRTRGPVARLRASPLVSELLSNRLALTGLTIIFGIVVLAVVARTTLSYDALTASRLGTTIPDRAPPGWVGPAPADQYLFGTDASARDIFRRSAYGAWLAMKFGTVAVGVSTVAGVTLGVLAAYYGDVADNVVMRTMDVLLAFPSLLLALAIVAVFGTGLWKATIALIMVYTPRFARVVRGAALTVLEDEYIEATQALGASDPRVLVRHVLPNTLAPITVQSTLNFGLAIIDLAALSFLGFGASGAAPSWGLMLSQGVDNGLLTGKWWMSFFPGLLLALTVLGFNLLGDGMRDALDPRMRDAVD
- a CDS encoding aminopeptidase, with protein sequence MDQRVREHADVLVDWSARIDAGDDVVVAVSEGSHDLAVAVCEALGERGANYVAVYDSDEIERAYRRAHDGEFDEDPGFELSLYEEADAVLRLGRGRNTAAQADVAGETRQAHRTARTGIREARMDTDWVSTVHPTRSLAQQAGMSVEAYREFVYDAVLRDWESLADEMAKTKELLDEGSEVRIETGEQAVEMRIDGRTAVNSAASVAYDSHNLPSGEVFTAPYATEGEITFDVPMTVNSRRVRDATLTFEDGEVVDVSAAQGEQALRDVLDTDPGARRLGELGIGMNRGIDRVTDNILFDEKMGDTVHLAVGRSYGACLPDGETGNESAVHTDLICDVSEDSRILVDGEVIQQNGKFRWEEGFESA
- a CDS encoding DUF5786 family protein, which translates into the protein MSMGAYDEAEHERRERKARVDADFDDERPEYSGEVTFDGEEDTEAMLEQFHALADDDGR
- a CDS encoding alpha hydrolase, encoding MELALLYSGGKDSSLAALVLDRFYDVELVTATFGVTDDWEHAARAADALGFPFDTHALDRAVADEAVERMRADGYPRNGIQRVHEHALESVAERDVDAVADGSRRDDRVPSVSRAFAQSLEDRHDVDYLSPLAGFGRSAVDRLVAESLEVETGPSEEITRADYEGELRAILADDHGPEAVGEVFPDHEQTYVRGPTE
- a CDS encoding DNA-binding protein; this encodes MSQNPEDDERLQELREKKREQLRQQSDQGGDEEARQAAQEQAEAQQEAMLKQYLTDGARQRLNAVEMSKPQFAEQAKKQVLAVAQSGRIDGRIDEDQMKSLLKELKPDDSGFNVRRR
- a CDS encoding MFS transporter produces the protein MLPKDSLPPRPIFKYYIYVATAWGGFHVPVNVLMFRSRGLSFTEIGLVVAAGSAVTLLAEIPSGYAADRLGRRNSLLLSAGLMTSGSLVFALAGTFPAFVLAQATFVLGISFRSGTSGAWLYDTLSEMDREDDYAHVSGRGQTALLVVMGVTSVAGGYLGQIDYGLAYLATAATTAISFLAALTFREPSPTDDDNDNLDIETIRSVITEELTQPRLRDAVIGLALFFGVATTANSVLVQPLSVGAGVPEAQIGWLYATFTGVGAAVSYVTGWVEEQLGTEHTLVVAPFLVAVALGAGGVVTLAVVPGFVVMRGLQRLVKPLSGQLINDELSSVGRATALSVIALVYSVVGIPLRVAVGRATDVFASETILFGLAGLLIVAGAYLGVRMSTTRGDPQAQPSD
- a CDS encoding cytochrome P450, whose product is MSTTPPGPKGVPVFGNGRQYARDPFQFITACTEAYGDVVRLDLGPRETYMLTNPRDVERVLVSECAKFRKPDLDAGIDDLLGDGLLLSEGDTWEKQRDLANPAFHARRVGALDDVMVDHAEETVADWAVGDRVDLQLEMARLTVKIIVSAMFGTNVSEAKIRRVQENLEPLGQRFEPSPMRAIVPDWAPTAENRKFDAAVAALEEVLDDILAERRGTQETAPDPAGDATGRGVPMDLLSILLRARDRGEQSDRQLRDELMTMLLAGHDTTALTLTYTYYLLSEHPEVRDRVHAEIDEIDGTPTASDVRNLEYVDRVLSEAMRLYPPVYTVFREPKTDVRIAGYRIPQGSIVMIPQWGVHRSDRWYDDPLTFDPDRWAPERRADRPRFSYFPFGGGPRHCIGKQLSLLEAKLILATVGSEYTLDYEGPDLDLRGSLTMHPDHPMPMRIRPRSESPER
- a CDS encoding ORC1-type DNA replication protein, producing MPGDPEEGMLAWDESVFRDEHVFEIDYVPETFRHRESQVDSLKYALRPAVRGSRPLNSVVRGPPGTGKTTAVQKLFGELGGETDVWTVRVNCQVDATRYAVFSRIFEGVFDYEPPSSGVSFKKLFGQITDRLADEGAVLVVALDDVNYLFYENEASDTLYSLLRAHEADGHAEASAKIGVICVSSDLSLGVIDELDTRVQSVFRPEEVYFPVYDADEIVDILRERADRGFHDGVLGAPELDRVAELTAESGDLRVGIDLLRRAGLNAEMRASRTVSVDDVEEAYEKSKFVHLSRSLRGLSESERALVAVLADHGGDQAGNVYEVFHDRTDLGYTRYSEIVKKLEQLGLVETEYADVEGRGRSREIELAYDPDAVAERLERE
- a CDS encoding translation initiation factor eIF-1A, which gives rise to MSGESGRKNLRMPSGDEQFAVVTRHDGGNHVQLRCQDGTERLGRIPGRMKYRVWIEEGDVVLADPWDWQDEKADIEWRYSDQDADQLREEGHIE
- a CDS encoding DUF4112 domain-containing protein, which codes for MTELADRFETTELPDSVDEAAVDRLSTVAHLLDECVRLPGGFSVGLDPLLGSVPVVGDALTTGLSLYVVLEAAYLGVSYTTVVRMLGNVAVDTAGGAVPVVGVLFDALWKTNRRNVELLLDDLAVEESESGSDGGADEPDSDAVAIEVAPRE